A genomic stretch from Kribbella amoyensis includes:
- a CDS encoding EamA family transporter: MGVLLAVLGAAVLHSIWNAIAHGVPDRAAGFALLGISSGTVGAVAAVVTGLPPASTWPFIAASVLLHLTYYAGLLASYQLGQFSQVYPLARGTSPWVVAVVAVLVLGQQVAPVELGGILLISAGLIALVFIGGRPTRSQRPALLAACGTGLAIAAYTVVDGLAVHRMPVLQYMGWVFMIQGFSVPLLTWWWRGPGFLRQERGALIAGLGGGVVSMVAYGLVLWAQTRGALASIAALRETSIIFGAVIGRVFFGERFGPARAAAAGVVVAGIVLIAL, encoded by the coding sequence GTGGGCGTCTTGCTGGCGGTACTCGGGGCTGCGGTCCTGCACTCGATCTGGAACGCGATCGCCCACGGGGTACCGGACCGCGCGGCCGGGTTCGCGCTGCTCGGGATCTCCTCCGGCACCGTGGGTGCGGTGGCCGCCGTCGTCACCGGGTTGCCACCGGCATCGACCTGGCCGTTCATCGCCGCGTCGGTGCTGCTGCACCTCACGTACTACGCGGGGCTGCTCGCGTCCTACCAGCTTGGCCAGTTCAGCCAGGTCTATCCGCTGGCCCGGGGGACGTCACCGTGGGTCGTGGCCGTGGTGGCGGTCCTGGTGCTGGGGCAGCAGGTCGCCCCGGTCGAACTCGGCGGCATCCTGCTCATCTCGGCCGGGCTGATCGCGCTCGTCTTCATCGGCGGCCGCCCGACCCGGAGTCAGCGGCCCGCTCTCCTCGCCGCGTGCGGGACCGGCCTCGCCATCGCGGCGTACACGGTGGTCGACGGGCTCGCGGTGCACCGGATGCCGGTACTGCAGTACATGGGGTGGGTGTTCATGATCCAGGGATTCAGTGTGCCGTTGCTGACCTGGTGGTGGCGCGGGCCCGGTTTCCTCCGCCAGGAGCGCGGCGCCCTGATCGCGGGGCTCGGTGGCGGCGTGGTCTCGATGGTGGCGTACGGGCTGGTGCTGTGGGCGCAGACGCGGGGCGCGCTGGCATCGATCGCGGCGCTGCGGGAGACCAGCATCATCTTCGGCGCGGTGATCGGCCGGGTCTTCTTCGGCGAGCGGTTCGGACCGGCCCGGGCGGCGGCCGCGGGGGTCGTCGTCGCCGGCATCGTGTTGATTGCTCTCTGA
- a CDS encoding phytase has protein sequence MGITRVLLAGGLAVVAVSGPAMAVRADPGPTPVVAAAETGPNWDDEAGSDANADDPAIWVHPTRPDRSVVLGTLKNGGLTAVDLAGRQLQHVPTPPAPEPDQEAGRFNNVDLVTGVRLGGRVRDLAVVTDRGLDQLRVYAVDRRGADAGNKVLTDVTSPDAPLVFSKDTDDVQEQRTAYGVAVIADPAGPLVAVSRRSETRIGLYRLVADGARVTYRPVTHWDFPASFELRSGSTWSPCEDPGDRPQFEGMVFDQDTRTLYAAQEDVGIWRIPLAGGRPALVEKVREFGQPAAYDEASEECVPTGPVVPDGGKHLSADAEGLTIATRDGVRTLYASGQGDSTFAVYRIDGRGLTYRAGFQVVDGPATDGVQHSDGAAVTTQPLGPRFPHGLLAVHDGENTPGDGGREGTNFKLVRLELVP, from the coding sequence ATGGGCATCACGCGGGTTCTGCTGGCCGGCGGTCTGGCCGTGGTTGCTGTGAGTGGTCCGGCGATGGCGGTGCGGGCCGACCCGGGACCGACGCCGGTGGTCGCGGCCGCCGAGACCGGGCCGAACTGGGACGACGAGGCGGGCAGTGACGCGAACGCCGACGACCCGGCGATCTGGGTCCACCCGACCCGGCCGGACCGCAGTGTCGTGCTCGGCACCCTCAAGAACGGCGGCCTCACCGCCGTCGACCTGGCCGGTCGTCAACTTCAGCACGTCCCGACCCCGCCGGCGCCGGAGCCGGACCAGGAGGCGGGCCGGTTCAACAACGTCGACCTCGTCACCGGCGTACGCCTCGGCGGCCGCGTCCGCGATCTGGCCGTCGTCACCGATCGTGGACTCGACCAGCTCCGTGTGTACGCCGTGGACCGCCGCGGCGCCGACGCGGGGAACAAGGTGCTCACCGACGTCACCAGCCCGGACGCCCCGCTCGTGTTCAGCAAGGACACCGACGACGTCCAGGAGCAGCGGACCGCGTACGGCGTGGCGGTGATCGCCGATCCGGCCGGCCCGCTGGTCGCCGTCAGCCGGCGCAGCGAGACCCGGATCGGCCTGTACCGCCTGGTCGCCGACGGAGCGAGGGTGACGTACCGGCCGGTGACGCACTGGGACTTCCCGGCGAGCTTCGAACTCCGCTCCGGCAGCACCTGGTCGCCGTGCGAGGACCCGGGTGACCGGCCGCAGTTCGAGGGCATGGTGTTCGACCAGGACACCCGGACCCTGTACGCGGCCCAGGAGGACGTCGGCATCTGGCGGATCCCGCTCGCCGGTGGCCGGCCGGCCCTGGTCGAGAAGGTCCGCGAGTTCGGTCAGCCCGCGGCGTACGACGAGGCGAGCGAGGAGTGCGTCCCGACCGGCCCGGTCGTCCCGGACGGCGGGAAGCACCTCAGCGCGGATGCCGAAGGTCTCACGATCGCGACCCGCGACGGTGTCCGGACCCTCTACGCGTCCGGCCAGGGCGACTCGACCTTCGCGGTGTACCGGATCGACGGGCGCGGACTGACGTACCGGGCCGGCTTCCAGGTCGTCGACGGCCCGGCGACCGACGGCGTCCAGCACAGTGACGGTGCGGCCGTCACCACGCAGCCGTTGGGGCCGCGGTTCCCGCACGGGCTGCTCGCTGTGCATGACGGTGAGAACACGCCGGGTGACGGCGGCCGGGAGGGAACCAACTTCAAGCTGGTCCGGCTCGAGCTGGTGCCGTAA
- a CDS encoding dihydrolipoamide acetyltransferase family protein, with translation MGVQQFRLPDVGEGLVEAEIVSWKVKPGDTVKLNDTIVEIETAKSLVELPVPFAGTVTELLVPEGETIPVGTPIIAVVTGDAAPGDLTPPVTEGTPKEDLVPSVPEGDEVEAGKIGGTAPGGRTAVLVGYGPRTTEAKRRPRKGTPAPVASAPPVPVAAPVPVVETAPAPPVAEGNGVQVLAKPPVRKLAKDLGVDLGAVTATGPGGIITRADVENHVAAVPAQGAQAAPAEVAEPVQVVSGRGDTRIPIKGVQKVMAQAMVASAFTAPHVTEWITVDVTATMDLVERLKTDKAFRDLKVSPLLVIAKAVTLATRRTPIVNAAWDEANQEIVLKGAVNLGIAAATPRGLIVPNIKNADQLTLPDLCRALNDLVATARDGRTQPADQAGGSFTITNVGVFGVDAGTPIINPGEAAILAVGAIRKQPWVVDDEIVPRWVTTLALSFDHRLIDGEKGSVFLADVAGLLEDPSRALMF, from the coding sequence ATGGGCGTACAGCAGTTCCGCTTGCCCGATGTGGGCGAGGGCCTGGTCGAGGCCGAGATCGTCAGCTGGAAGGTCAAGCCCGGCGACACGGTGAAGTTGAACGACACCATCGTCGAGATCGAGACCGCCAAGTCGCTGGTCGAGCTGCCGGTCCCGTTCGCCGGGACGGTCACCGAGTTGCTGGTCCCCGAGGGCGAGACGATCCCGGTCGGTACGCCGATCATCGCGGTCGTCACCGGTGACGCGGCGCCGGGCGACCTGACCCCGCCGGTCACGGAGGGGACGCCGAAGGAGGACCTGGTCCCGTCCGTCCCCGAAGGCGACGAGGTCGAGGCCGGCAAGATCGGCGGCACCGCCCCGGGCGGCCGCACTGCAGTCCTGGTCGGCTACGGCCCCCGCACCACCGAAGCCAAACGCCGCCCCCGCAAGGGCACCCCGGCTCCGGTCGCCAGCGCACCTCCGGTTCCGGTCGCCGCACCCGTACCAGTGGTGGAGACGGCGCCCGCACCGCCTGTTGCTGAGGGCAACGGGGTGCAGGTGTTGGCGAAGCCGCCGGTGCGGAAGTTGGCGAAGGATCTCGGGGTGGACCTCGGCGCGGTGACGGCGACCGGGCCGGGTGGGATCATCACCCGGGCCGACGTCGAGAACCACGTCGCCGCTGTCCCGGCTCAAGGGGCACAAGCGGCTCCGGCCGAGGTCGCCGAGCCGGTGCAGGTGGTGAGCGGCCGCGGCGACACCCGGATCCCGATCAAGGGAGTGCAGAAGGTGATGGCCCAGGCGATGGTCGCCAGCGCCTTCACCGCGCCGCACGTGACCGAGTGGATCACCGTCGACGTCACCGCCACGATGGACCTGGTCGAGCGACTGAAGACCGACAAGGCGTTCCGCGACCTCAAGGTCTCCCCGCTGCTGGTGATCGCGAAGGCGGTCACGCTGGCGACCCGGCGGACCCCGATCGTCAACGCCGCCTGGGACGAGGCGAACCAGGAGATCGTGCTCAAGGGCGCGGTCAACCTCGGCATCGCCGCGGCCACCCCCCGCGGCCTGATCGTGCCGAACATCAAGAACGCCGACCAGCTCACCCTGCCGGACCTGTGCCGCGCGCTCAACGACCTGGTCGCCACCGCGCGGGACGGCAGGACGCAGCCGGCCGACCAGGCGGGTGGGTCGTTCACGATCACCAACGTGGGCGTCTTCGGCGTCGACGCGGGAACGCCGATCATCAACCCGGGGGAGGCCGCCATCCTCGCCGTCGGCGCGATCCGCAAGCAGCCCTGGGTCGTCGACGACGAGATCGTGCCGCGCTGGGTGACCACGCTGGCGTTGTCGTTCGACCACCGGCTGATCGACGGCGAGAAGGGTTCGGTCTTCCTCGCCGACGTGGCCGGGCTGCTCGAGGACCCGTCCAGGGCGCTGATGTTCTGA
- the pdhA gene encoding pyruvate dehydrogenase (acetyl-transferring) E1 component subunit alpha: MSESVPGIAPEVFAPVEAPVSPPQTSEEVEFVQLLTPEGERREHPEYSFDLDDEAIKGFYRDMTLVRRIDTEATALQRQGELGIWASLLGQEAAQIGSGRALNSKDMVFPTYREHGVAWCQGVDPLKLLGLFRGVDQGSWDPRDNNFHLYTIVIGAQTLHATGYAMGQQRDHAIGDAEQGEATIAYFGDGASSQGDVNEAFIYASVFNAPIVFFCQNNQWAISEPIDRQTRIPLFQRAAGFGFPGVRVDGNDVLATYAVTQQAMKRAREGSGPTLVEAYTYRMGAHTTSDDPTKYRLSEDLEHWKLKDPIERVRAYLTRTAEVGTDFFDEVDAEADTIAARLREGCLSLPDPSLTDFFDHVYVEQTAQLAEQQEQFAAYAASFEGEAH, translated from the coding sequence ATGAGTGAGTCGGTGCCGGGGATTGCCCCGGAAGTGTTCGCGCCCGTGGAGGCGCCGGTCAGTCCCCCGCAGACCTCCGAGGAGGTCGAGTTCGTCCAGCTGCTGACCCCCGAGGGTGAGCGCCGCGAGCACCCGGAGTACTCCTTCGACCTCGACGACGAGGCGATCAAGGGTTTCTACCGGGACATGACGCTGGTCCGCCGGATCGACACCGAGGCGACCGCGCTGCAGCGGCAGGGTGAGCTCGGGATCTGGGCCTCGCTGCTCGGCCAGGAGGCCGCTCAGATCGGCTCCGGCCGCGCGCTGAACAGCAAGGACATGGTCTTCCCGACCTACCGCGAGCACGGCGTCGCGTGGTGCCAGGGCGTGGACCCGCTGAAGCTGCTCGGCCTGTTCCGCGGCGTCGACCAGGGCTCCTGGGACCCGCGCGACAACAACTTCCACCTGTACACGATCGTGATCGGCGCGCAGACGCTGCACGCGACCGGGTACGCGATGGGCCAGCAGCGCGACCACGCGATCGGCGACGCCGAGCAGGGTGAGGCCACCATCGCGTACTTCGGTGACGGCGCGTCCAGCCAGGGCGACGTGAACGAGGCCTTCATCTACGCCTCGGTCTTCAACGCGCCGATCGTGTTCTTCTGCCAGAACAACCAGTGGGCCATCTCGGAGCCGATCGACCGGCAGACCCGGATCCCGCTGTTCCAGCGCGCCGCCGGCTTCGGCTTCCCCGGCGTCCGCGTCGACGGCAACGACGTGCTCGCGACGTACGCGGTCACCCAGCAGGCGATGAAGCGGGCCCGCGAAGGCAGCGGCCCCACCCTGGTCGAGGCGTACACCTACCGGATGGGCGCCCACACCACTTCCGACGACCCGACCAAGTACCGGCTCTCGGAGGACCTGGAGCACTGGAAGCTGAAGGACCCGATCGAGCGGGTCCGGGCGTACCTGACCCGGACCGCCGAGGTGGGCACCGACTTCTTCGACGAGGTGGACGCCGAGGCCGACACGATCGCGGCCAGGCTCCGCGAGGGCTGCCTGTCGCTGCCCGACCCGTCGCTGACCGACTTCTTCGACCACGTGTACGTCGAGCAGACGGCCCAGCTGGCCGAGCAGCAGGAACAGTTCGCCGCGTACGCCGCTTCGTTCGAAGGCGAGGCCCACTGA
- a CDS encoding alpha-ketoacid dehydrogenase subunit beta — protein sequence MTKISLGKGINAGLRAAMENDPKVVVMGEDIGKLGGVFRVTEGLQKDFGEDRVIDTPLAESGIIGTAVGLALRGYRPVCEIQFDGFVFPAYDQIINQVAKMHYRSMGKLRMPVVIRIPFGGGIGAVEHHSESPETLFAHVAGLKVVACGDPVDAYWMIQQAIASDDPVVFFEPKRRYHEKAELDESVPPALPLHKAKVVREGTDATLFCYGPMVKTCLQAAEASLEDGRNLEVVDLRTISPLDLPTIFDSVKKTRRAVVVHEAPYSLGPGSEIAARVTEECFYHLEAPVLRVAGFDTPYPPSRMEEEYLPDLDRVLDGVDRVMEF from the coding sequence ATGACGAAGATCAGCCTCGGCAAGGGCATCAACGCCGGCCTGCGGGCCGCGATGGAGAACGACCCCAAGGTCGTCGTGATGGGCGAGGACATCGGCAAGCTCGGCGGTGTCTTCCGGGTCACCGAGGGCCTGCAGAAGGACTTCGGCGAGGACCGGGTGATCGACACCCCGCTGGCCGAGTCCGGCATCATCGGGACCGCGGTCGGCCTGGCGCTGCGCGGGTACCGGCCGGTCTGCGAGATCCAGTTCGACGGGTTCGTCTTCCCGGCGTACGACCAGATCATCAACCAGGTCGCCAAGATGCACTACCGGTCGATGGGCAAGCTCCGGATGCCGGTGGTGATCCGGATCCCGTTCGGCGGCGGCATCGGCGCGGTCGAGCACCACTCGGAGTCGCCGGAGACGCTGTTCGCGCACGTCGCCGGCCTCAAGGTGGTCGCCTGCGGGGACCCGGTGGACGCGTACTGGATGATCCAGCAGGCGATCGCCTCGGACGACCCGGTGGTGTTCTTCGAGCCGAAGCGCCGGTACCACGAGAAGGCCGAGCTGGACGAGTCGGTCCCGCCGGCGCTGCCGCTGCACAAGGCCAAGGTGGTCCGCGAGGGCACCGACGCGACGCTGTTCTGCTACGGCCCGATGGTGAAGACCTGTCTGCAGGCGGCCGAGGCGTCGCTGGAGGACGGCCGCAACCTCGAGGTGGTCGACCTGCGGACGATCTCCCCGCTGGACCTGCCGACGATCTTCGACTCGGTGAAGAAGACCCGGCGCGCCGTCGTCGTGCACGAGGCGCCGTACTCGCTCGGTCCCGGCTCGGAGATCGCGGCCCGGGTGACCGAGGAGTGCTTCTACCACCTGGAGGCCCCGGTGTTGCGGGTCGCCGGGTTCGACACCCCCTATCCGCCGTCGCGGATGGAGGAGGAGTACCTTCCCGACCTGGACCGGGTACTCGACGGCGTCGACCGCGTGATGGAGTTCTGA
- a CDS encoding EamA family transporter gives MATTSAPAVRPDLAAHQPSAAMIWTALAVVYVVWGSTYLAIRIVVEAQIPPMLGMAARFLIAATLLATFLVVRSGGRRLRVTRSELLGAGTVGLLLLALGNGAVAVAEQTVPSGLAALLVAAVPLWLMLLRVGGGERPRLLTWAGVLIGFGGAALLSVSGGDTSAKPLSVGILVLGTICWAIGSRFSPRLGLPKDPLVATVYEMAIGGAAMVLIGVLRGEPGRLHLGAVDTKGWFALAYLVGFGSLIAYSAYTYLLANAPISLIGTYAYVNPAVAVFLGWLILDEHVTAKILLGGAVVVLGVALVVSAERRPRAAAVPADPAPPDPAVPPAPPAADR, from the coding sequence ATGGCCACCACGTCCGCGCCCGCGGTCCGGCCCGACCTGGCGGCGCACCAGCCGTCGGCGGCGATGATCTGGACGGCGCTCGCCGTCGTCTACGTGGTCTGGGGGTCGACGTACCTGGCGATCCGGATCGTCGTCGAGGCACAGATCCCGCCGATGCTCGGGATGGCGGCCCGGTTCCTGATCGCGGCGACGCTGCTGGCGACGTTCCTCGTGGTCCGGTCCGGCGGGCGCCGGCTCCGGGTGACCCGGAGCGAGTTGCTGGGCGCGGGGACGGTCGGGCTGCTGCTGCTTGCCCTTGGCAACGGTGCGGTCGCGGTCGCCGAACAGACGGTGCCGTCCGGTCTGGCCGCCCTGCTGGTCGCCGCGGTCCCGCTGTGGCTGATGCTGCTGCGCGTCGGCGGCGGTGAACGGCCGCGACTGCTGACCTGGGCCGGCGTGCTGATCGGGTTCGGCGGCGCGGCCCTGTTGTCCGTCTCCGGCGGCGACACCAGCGCGAAGCCGCTGTCGGTCGGGATCCTGGTGCTCGGCACCATCTGCTGGGCGATCGGGTCCCGGTTCTCGCCCCGGCTCGGCCTGCCGAAGGACCCGCTGGTGGCGACCGTCTACGAGATGGCGATCGGCGGCGCCGCGATGGTGCTGATCGGCGTCCTCCGCGGCGAGCCCGGCCGGCTCCACCTCGGCGCGGTGGACACGAAGGGCTGGTTCGCGCTCGCGTACCTGGTCGGCTTCGGCTCGCTGATCGCGTACTCCGCCTACACGTACCTGCTGGCGAACGCGCCGATCTCGCTGATCGGCACCTACGCGTACGTGAATCCGGCGGTCGCCGTCTTCCTCGGCTGGCTGATCCTGGACGAGCACGTCACCGCGAAGATCCTGCTCGGCGGCGCGGTCGTCGTCCTCGGCGTCGCGCTGGTCGTCAGCGCGGAACGCCGGCCTCGCGCGGCCGCGGTCCCGGCTGACCCGGCCCCACCGGATCCCGCCGTCCCCCCGGCGCCACCTGCTGCCGACCGCTGA
- a CDS encoding S8 family serine peptidase produces MSLTSRTRRLTAGLAVAALTLTTAGAASAAYAMPYAPAGSTVTAAEPGPLMNYVVNTKASPGHVRKAENAVKAAGGTVVESYARIGVVVAQSTNPDFRTDVRAGRDGREVQSVGATRTAAVSEGPVGSAAKASAQAPTKGLAAGEATMAADPDEAKQWDMVQIKADQAHKVTDGSRQVLVGINDSGVDDTHPDLAPNFDARNSVNCTGNGVPDTTPGGWRPTTSAHGTHVAGTVAAARNGVGIVGVAPGVRIASVKVVNDDGYIYPEYAICGFVWAAEHGMDVTNHSYFIDPWQFWCDDNADQGAVQEAVRRAVAYATDRGVLSVAAAGNSNYDLSNKTTDSSSPNDSTAVTRQIDNDCLDLPTELPGVITVASTTQAKAKSGFSNFGLHTIDVAAPGSSILSTLPGGGYGTMSGTSMASPHVAGVAALMKSVHPWWGPRDLERGLRKQADDTACPATPDPRCTGTTADNAFYGEGIADALDAVRRGW; encoded by the coding sequence GTGTCCCTGACCTCCCGAACCCGCCGGCTCACCGCCGGCCTCGCCGTGGCAGCCCTCACCCTGACCACGGCCGGTGCCGCTTCCGCCGCGTACGCCATGCCGTACGCCCCGGCCGGATCCACCGTGACCGCGGCCGAGCCCGGTCCGCTGATGAACTACGTGGTGAACACCAAGGCCAGTCCAGGCCACGTCCGCAAGGCCGAGAACGCGGTCAAGGCCGCGGGCGGCACCGTGGTCGAGTCGTACGCCCGGATCGGCGTCGTCGTCGCCCAGTCCACCAACCCGGACTTCCGTACCGACGTCCGCGCGGGCCGCGACGGTCGCGAGGTCCAGTCCGTCGGCGCCACCCGGACCGCGGCCGTCTCGGAGGGTCCCGTCGGGTCCGCCGCGAAGGCCTCCGCCCAAGCTCCCACCAAGGGTCTTGCCGCCGGGGAGGCGACCATGGCCGCGGACCCGGACGAGGCCAAGCAGTGGGACATGGTCCAGATCAAGGCGGACCAGGCGCACAAGGTCACCGACGGTTCCCGGCAAGTCCTGGTCGGGATCAACGACAGCGGCGTGGACGACACCCACCCGGACCTGGCCCCGAACTTCGACGCGCGCAACTCGGTCAACTGCACCGGCAACGGCGTCCCGGACACCACCCCGGGCGGCTGGCGGCCGACCACGAGCGCGCACGGTACGCACGTCGCCGGTACGGTCGCCGCGGCCCGCAACGGGGTCGGCATCGTCGGCGTCGCGCCCGGGGTCCGGATCGCGTCGGTCAAGGTGGTGAACGACGACGGGTACATCTACCCGGAGTACGCGATCTGCGGGTTCGTGTGGGCCGCCGAGCACGGCATGGACGTGACGAACCACAGCTACTTCATCGACCCGTGGCAGTTCTGGTGCGACGACAACGCCGACCAGGGCGCCGTCCAGGAAGCGGTCCGCCGGGCCGTCGCGTACGCGACCGACCGGGGCGTCCTGTCCGTCGCGGCCGCGGGCAACTCGAACTACGACCTGTCCAACAAGACCACGGACTCGTCCAGCCCGAACGACAGCACCGCGGTGACCCGGCAGATCGACAACGACTGCCTGGACCTGCCGACCGAGCTGCCCGGGGTGATCACGGTCGCCAGCACCACGCAGGCGAAGGCGAAGAGCGGCTTCTCCAACTTCGGGCTGCACACCATCGACGTCGCGGCGCCGGGCAGCAGCATCCTGTCCACGCTCCCCGGCGGCGGCTACGGCACGATGAGCGGTACCTCGATGGCGTCCCCGCACGTCGCCGGGGTCGCCGCCCTGATGAAGTCGGTGCACCCGTGGTGGGGTCCGCGGGACCTGGAGCGAGGGCTGCGCAAGCAGGCTGACGACACCGCTTGCCCGGCCACGCCGGACCCGCGCTGCACCGGGACCACGGCCGACAACGCCTTCTACGGCGAGGGCATCGCCGACGCGCTGGACGCCGTCCGGCGCGGCTGGTGA